From a single Eisenibacter elegans DSM 3317 genomic region:
- a CDS encoding serine protein kinase — MREPKITALANLGVQMRSKDMRIPMPFEDFLKLAAQEPDRIFRDIFQLFYDMVYYYISEGNPENPQEMTRYNFNNLFVKECDNPFFTDLLFANRFLKLTNGFKKGVQNNHIFLFEGPPGSGKSTFLNNLLQKFENYTQLPEGTTYQTYWRLDVKKLGGISRVERVLAEVAEQNGNTELNSYSLFNQDYLQFACPSHDHPILHIPKSYRIQFLDELIPDDSFKLKLFSEREYEWVFRETPCTICSSLYASLLNILGDPMAVFEMLYVRKALFHRQYGEGISVFNPGDPLVERPIKSNVIQNMLNELLKTDEVNYVYSGLAKTNNGIFALMDIKDHNVKRLMHLHGIISDGVHKVELIEERIKSLFVGLVNPADKSHYENVPSFRDRIITVSVPYILDYNTEVSIYRNKFGKNLEAYFLPGVLENVGKIIVSSRLNKESPAIHKWIAEPERYHKYLDKHSLLLKMEVYTGKIPAWLSEEDLKRFDKKIRKAVLAESEQEGNKGFSGRQSLNIFNELLAKYVKTEKLITMDMVGQFFMKQEALKDQLPEGFIESLVDMYDFNVLQEMKESIYSYNQSHISKDIQNYLYAINFEEGDKVTCHYTGDTFVIDEDYFYNFEALILGPGVDYDEHDEFRESTHGEYVSTTLAQEIHLEGKTITDTQLYLSLFDKYKRNLKENTLVPYLHNDNFRRAVLDFGTNSFNAYDKRIKQDVSSLINNLQKKFRYTEEGAKQVCIYALDKKLPEKY, encoded by the coding sequence ATGAGAGAACCTAAAATCACTGCTTTGGCCAACCTAGGGGTACAGATGCGCAGCAAGGATATGCGTATTCCGATGCCTTTTGAAGATTTTCTAAAGTTGGCCGCTCAAGAGCCGGACCGCATCTTTAGGGATATTTTTCAGCTTTTTTATGATATGGTGTACTACTATATCAGTGAGGGTAATCCCGAAAATCCACAGGAGATGACCCGTTATAACTTCAACAACTTGTTTGTGAAGGAGTGCGATAATCCTTTTTTTACGGATTTACTCTTTGCCAACCGATTTCTGAAACTGACCAATGGGTTTAAGAAGGGGGTGCAGAACAACCATATCTTCTTGTTTGAAGGCCCGCCGGGGAGTGGAAAGAGTACTTTTTTAAATAATCTATTGCAGAAATTTGAAAATTACACCCAGCTACCCGAAGGAACGACCTATCAGACCTACTGGCGATTGGATGTCAAGAAGTTGGGAGGTATTTCGCGGGTAGAGCGGGTGTTGGCCGAAGTAGCCGAGCAAAACGGCAATACCGAGCTAAACAGCTACTCGCTCTTCAATCAAGATTATTTGCAGTTTGCTTGCCCAAGCCACGACCATCCCATTTTGCATATACCCAAAAGCTACCGGATACAGTTTTTGGACGAACTAATTCCGGATGATTCGTTCAAACTCAAGCTGTTTTCGGAGCGAGAGTATGAGTGGGTGTTCCGGGAAACTCCCTGTACGATATGCTCTTCGCTGTATGCGTCTTTGCTCAATATTTTGGGTGACCCGATGGCCGTGTTTGAGATGTTGTATGTGCGTAAGGCTTTGTTTCATAGGCAGTATGGAGAAGGGATAAGCGTTTTTAACCCGGGAGATCCCTTGGTAGAGCGACCCATCAAGAGCAATGTGATTCAGAATATGCTCAACGAACTCCTCAAGACAGATGAGGTGAATTATGTATATTCTGGGCTAGCTAAAACAAATAATGGCATTTTTGCGCTGATGGACATCAAAGACCATAACGTGAAACGGTTGATGCACCTCCACGGCATCATCAGTGACGGGGTACACAAGGTCGAGCTGATAGAAGAGCGCATCAAGTCGCTGTTTGTGGGCTTGGTCAACCCGGCGGATAAATCACACTATGAAAATGTACCCTCGTTTCGAGACCGCATCATCACGGTCAGCGTGCCCTATATCCTAGATTACAATACGGAAGTATCGATTTACCGGAATAAGTTTGGCAAAAACCTAGAGGCGTATTTCTTGCCCGGAGTGCTGGAAAATGTGGGCAAAATCATTGTCTCATCGCGATTGAACAAAGAGTCGCCGGCCATTCACAAATGGATAGCCGAGCCCGAACGTTACCACAAATACCTCGACAAACACAGCCTCTTGCTTAAGATGGAGGTGTATACGGGCAAGATTCCTGCCTGGCTTTCGGAAGAGGATCTCAAACGCTTCGACAAGAAAATACGCAAGGCTGTGTTGGCTGAGTCGGAACAGGAGGGTAACAAGGGTTTTTCGGGCAGACAATCGCTCAATATCTTCAATGAATTGTTGGCCAAATATGTCAAAACAGAAAAGCTGATTACGATGGATATGGTTGGGCAGTTCTTTATGAAACAGGAGGCGCTGAAAGACCAACTCCCTGAAGGTTTTATAGAATCATTGGTGGATATGTATGACTTTAATGTGCTTCAGGAAATGAAGGAGTCAATTTACTCCTATAATCAAAGCCATATTTCTAAGGACATTCAAAACTACCTCTACGCCATCAATTTTGAAGAAGGGGATAAGGTAACCTGCCACTATACCGGAGATACCTTTGTGATTGATGAAGACTATTTCTACAATTTTGAGGCGCTGATTTTAGGGCCGGGAGTAGACTATGACGAACACGACGAGTTTCGTGAAAGTACGCACGGAGAGTATGTTTCGACAACTTTGGCGCAAGAGATACACCTCGAAGGCAAGACCATCACCGATACACAGCTCTACCTATCGCTCTTTGATAAGTACAAAAGAAACCTAAAGGAAAATACGCTGGTTCCGTACTTACATAATGACAACTTCCGGCGGGCAGTGCTGGACTTTGGTACGAATAGTTTCAATGCCTACGACAAACGAATAAAACAAGATGTAAGCTCTTTGATAAATAATTTGCAAAAAAAATTTCGATATACTGAGGAAGGAGCTAAGCAGGTATGTATCTATGCCCTAGACAAAAAACTGCCGGAGAAGTATTAG
- a CDS encoding SpoVR family protein, which produces MHLIDQHTKGIMEECKARAKDAGLRFDDDSLEYIVTNKDMIELSPKVMIPTLYDYWVNDVEVLKEIGKYKLYPNNPYETVINSRPAISFYNDNNPDWMNIMIFYHVLAHIDFFQNNRMFEHTWGDDFVGQALADKRLIANLRSEHGRWVDYAIEFSRGINNLNGYYRELYRRNFPQDNEPPTRVGFYFGKFLQDIEKISDTQYYKEVERYNELIGIHGEDLAESIFFEDLKTKYPEFQTKYSSHLKKLEDAVESVDLIEFIRDNSPFLRKEANRWIKLVMSIVRNTAVYFEPQIRTKIINEGWASYWHDTLFLQDDRIKGHEVSYARLNAGVTALQRGGLNPYAIGLRLMQYVEDLGDKGKLQYQFQQMAGIDARANYDGKVQNGRKAIFDLRTHFSDFTLIKTFVDQDFVDEHDLFVLGQRLDPQRQVYQYYVKSRRAEDYQQMLINSLYHPPAMQVDVERTHDKCLYIKHLFEGKPLIPDFIADTMLGIEYLWGAPVKLDTFDVVASRDEDAPPEVTPVRYTMKNRQLSKEVLN; this is translated from the coding sequence ATGCATCTAATCGACCAACATACCAAGGGCATTATGGAAGAGTGTAAAGCTCGTGCCAAAGATGCCGGCCTGCGCTTCGACGACGACTCGCTCGAATACATCGTTACCAACAAGGATATGATAGAACTGTCGCCCAAGGTGATGATTCCGACCTTGTACGACTATTGGGTCAATGATGTGGAAGTGCTCAAAGAAATAGGAAAATACAAACTCTACCCCAACAATCCTTACGAAACGGTCATCAATTCGCGCCCGGCAATCTCGTTTTATAACGATAACAACCCCGACTGGATGAATATTATGATATTCTATCACGTGTTGGCACACATTGATTTTTTTCAAAACAACCGGATGTTTGAGCATACTTGGGGGGATGATTTTGTGGGGCAGGCGCTGGCCGACAAGCGGCTGATAGCCAACCTGCGGAGCGAACACGGGCGTTGGGTCGATTATGCCATCGAGTTTAGCCGAGGAATCAACAACCTCAATGGCTACTACAGGGAGCTGTATCGCCGCAATTTCCCACAAGACAATGAGCCGCCTACAAGGGTAGGGTTTTATTTTGGTAAATTTTTGCAGGATATAGAGAAAATATCAGACACACAATATTACAAAGAAGTAGAGCGATACAATGAGCTTATCGGCATCCACGGAGAGGATTTGGCCGAGTCTATCTTCTTTGAAGACCTCAAAACGAAGTATCCTGAGTTTCAGACTAAGTACAGCTCACATCTCAAAAAGCTGGAAGATGCTGTAGAGTCAGTAGATTTAATAGAATTTATCAGGGACAATTCTCCTTTTTTGCGCAAAGAGGCCAATCGTTGGATAAAGCTGGTGATGAGTATCGTCCGCAACACAGCGGTGTATTTTGAGCCGCAAATACGCACCAAAATCATTAATGAGGGCTGGGCAAGCTATTGGCACGACACACTCTTTTTGCAAGACGACCGCATCAAAGGGCACGAGGTGTCTTATGCCCGCCTCAATGCAGGGGTTACGGCTTTGCAGCGCGGTGGGCTCAACCCCTATGCTATCGGCTTGCGCCTGATGCAGTACGTGGAGGACTTGGGCGACAAAGGAAAGCTTCAGTACCAGTTCCAACAAATGGCCGGAATAGACGCTCGCGCCAACTATGACGGCAAGGTGCAAAATGGACGAAAAGCCATTTTTGACCTGCGCACGCACTTCTCAGACTTTACCCTAATAAAAACATTTGTAGACCAAGATTTTGTAGATGAACACGACCTCTTTGTGTTGGGGCAGCGCCTCGACCCACAGCGGCAGGTATATCAGTACTATGTCAAAAGCCGAAGGGCTGAAGATTACCAACAGATGTTGATTAACTCGCTCTATCACCCGCCGGCAATGCAAGTAGATGTGGAACGTACACACGATAAGTGTTTGTATATCAAGCATTTGTTTGAGGGTAAGCCCCTGATTCCTGACTTTATTGCAGATACAATGCTGGGCATTGAATACCTCTGGGGAGCGCCCGTAAAGTTGGATACCTTTGATGTGGTGGCTTCGCGTGATGAGGATGCACCACCTGAAGTTACTCCTGTACGTTATACGATGAAAAACCGACAGTTGAGTAAGGAAGTTCTCAACTAA
- a CDS encoding DUF444 family protein, with protein MMQDFEKPFIQALQNPALSPEQEAAIRKEWALAQNQKHHLPTPTAGQIDKTIDPAVGIYAANDFSTFLRLAPMPSYRLALQTIEELLEQDRLREKDGFPRRIRLGKIIKPGTGKDGKVVIVPTTTEAKFYHDDSATQQEQETGGAGEGDVGQVLGEKPVQPQQSGEGQGSGEGQGGQHDVEAEAFDLGRILTEKFELPNLQEKGNKKSLTRITYDLTDSHRGFGQILDKKATLKRIIQTNILLGNVDPAEPLETDKFILKPEDKVFRILSQEKDVESQAVVFFLRDYSGSMDGKPTEVITTQHLFIYSWLMYQYNQNVMSRFILHDTEAKEVDDFYTYYKSTVAGGTNVYPAFELVDKIVEEEQLIKDYNIYVFYGTDGDDWDNTGEKMLKITRKILKYTNRMGITVARNSWSHSSTTVERYLEQSGILKDLQDLIRMDSLAADSADEGRIIEGIKALVA; from the coding sequence ATGATGCAAGACTTTGAAAAACCATTTATACAAGCGCTCCAAAACCCCGCGCTATCTCCTGAACAAGAGGCAGCAATCCGTAAGGAATGGGCTTTGGCACAAAACCAAAAACACCACTTGCCTACACCTACCGCAGGGCAGATAGATAAAACGATTGACCCTGCCGTAGGCATTTATGCAGCCAATGATTTCAGTACATTTCTGCGCTTAGCGCCGATGCCCTCCTATCGCTTGGCCTTGCAGACCATAGAGGAACTACTAGAACAGGATCGACTGCGCGAAAAAGACGGATTCCCACGACGGATTCGCTTGGGTAAAATCATCAAGCCCGGCACTGGTAAGGACGGCAAGGTTGTCATTGTGCCAACTACAACCGAAGCTAAGTTTTATCACGACGACAGCGCCACCCAACAAGAGCAAGAAACCGGCGGCGCGGGCGAAGGAGATGTAGGGCAGGTATTGGGCGAAAAGCCCGTGCAACCCCAACAAAGTGGCGAGGGGCAGGGGTCTGGTGAAGGCCAAGGCGGGCAACACGATGTGGAGGCCGAGGCCTTTGACCTTGGGCGTATCCTAACTGAAAAGTTTGAACTGCCCAACCTGCAAGAAAAAGGCAATAAAAAGTCGCTCACACGCATCACTTATGACCTTACCGACAGCCATCGGGGTTTTGGGCAAATATTGGATAAGAAAGCCACCCTCAAACGCATTATCCAAACCAACATCCTCTTGGGCAATGTAGACCCGGCAGAGCCGCTCGAAACGGACAAGTTTATCCTAAAGCCTGAAGACAAGGTGTTCCGTATCCTCTCGCAGGAGAAAGACGTAGAGTCACAGGCGGTAGTTTTCTTCTTGCGCGATTATTCCGGCTCGATGGATGGCAAACCGACCGAGGTCATCACCACACAGCACCTGTTCATCTACAGCTGGTTGATGTATCAGTACAACCAAAATGTAATGAGCCGGTTTATCTTGCACGATACCGAGGCCAAAGAAGTCGATGATTTCTACACCTATTACAAGTCTACAGTGGCAGGGGGTACGAATGTGTACCCGGCCTTTGAGTTGGTAGACAAGATTGTAGAAGAGGAACAGCTTATCAAAGATTATAACATCTATGTGTTTTATGGCACAGATGGGGATGATTGGGACAATACCGGGGAGAAAATGCTCAAAATAACCCGTAAAATCCTGAAATATACCAACCGAATGGGCATTACGGTAGCCCGAAACAGCTGGTCGCACAGCAGTACAACCGTAGAGCGCTACCTAGAGCAATCAGGTATTCTGAAAGACTTACAAGACCTGATTCGGATGGACAGCCTCGCTGCCGATAGCGCCGACGAAGGCCGCATCATCGAAGGCATCAAGGCGCTGGTGGCTTAA
- a CDS encoding serine protein kinase yields MATSTPIQTQAHALTQHLQAILAGERRYENVFQSITRMILGKPDGIQKVNVNGMNTYDFNIFREGRKHIVGMYDEINSFVSFVKDAAENGSSAEMAFVLIGEPGNGKTFFADFLSKLYRDFISLPENRRYTFRFKNLDQLGGYGKIHTIESQTFEDPMVAIMNLFERREDSQEWMLQQGAKDAQVMQLFKQYRSLGACSEYILNEIREHCQGDINRMLEFLEVVPVPISESRGTLTGKYAAKDKITSSAVDLLGEESVTRLLHIADTNNPYRFDLRRGALARVAGGGIHFSDEIFKNKKDLVQVYLGVIQNRSIEIEGFRWPIDTLIIATSNNAEFGRFLEEKEQAPIVDRCRLTYMSHNTNYRLQQQLTAYAIGDQEKTNFAGEKMHIDPNLNYALSVAVTLTRMPSSERLTPIELMKLAAGEVAGEKSIKTLSEVINDLNSEPDVTKRFGQKGLGHRNLGRAVQILLERSETQEGRCMYAGDVFKALESVIIDYVRDPNDQTKYLNDLKIARGLHRKNVMTAIFNAYMDEPDAIQKDVLNYVNMVIGIDAKNLGPNKIWTYRDPQTNKLVPLKIDESFIDSVEERLGLKNREQKQSYRTTIAKIYGQKMIQDPNYDFMDNNELVRAVTDVRLKSDVAGAGSLVGALSNRTNEENQKLYNRMINTMEEKLGYCRTCALKTIEYFCTQDDAN; encoded by the coding sequence ATGGCTACATCCACACCCATACAAACACAAGCGCACGCCCTTACCCAACACCTACAGGCGATTTTGGCCGGAGAGCGACGCTACGAAAATGTGTTCCAATCCATTACAAGAATGATTTTGGGCAAGCCCGACGGCATCCAAAAGGTCAATGTCAATGGGATGAATACCTATGACTTCAACATCTTCCGCGAAGGGCGTAAGCACATCGTCGGGATGTATGACGAGATCAATAGCTTTGTCTCCTTTGTCAAAGACGCTGCCGAAAACGGCTCTTCTGCCGAAATGGCCTTCGTCCTGATTGGAGAGCCGGGCAATGGTAAGACCTTCTTCGCCGATTTCCTCAGCAAGCTCTACCGAGACTTTATCTCCCTACCCGAAAACCGCCGTTATACCTTCCGCTTCAAAAACCTAGACCAACTCGGAGGCTATGGCAAGATACACACCATCGAGTCCCAAACCTTTGAAGACCCCATGGTGGCGATTATGAACCTCTTCGAGCGGCGTGAAGACAGCCAAGAATGGATGCTCCAACAAGGAGCCAAAGACGCGCAAGTAATGCAGCTCTTCAAACAATACCGCTCTTTGGGGGCTTGCTCCGAATATATCCTGAACGAAATCCGCGAACACTGCCAAGGCGATATCAATCGGATGCTAGAGTTTTTAGAAGTTGTGCCTGTGCCTATCAGCGAGTCAAGAGGCACCCTGACGGGTAAGTATGCCGCCAAGGATAAAATCACCTCCTCAGCAGTAGACCTCCTCGGGGAGGAGTCTGTTACGAGGCTTCTACACATCGCCGATACCAACAACCCTTATCGCTTTGACCTACGCAGAGGTGCGCTGGCGCGTGTGGCCGGGGGGGGTATCCATTTCTCCGACGAGATTTTCAAAAACAAGAAAGACCTTGTGCAAGTATACCTAGGCGTTATCCAAAACCGCAGCATTGAGATTGAAGGCTTCCGCTGGCCTATCGATACGCTCATCATTGCCACGAGTAATAACGCCGAGTTTGGCCGATTCTTGGAAGAGAAGGAGCAGGCTCCTATCGTAGACCGCTGCCGCCTGACCTATATGTCGCACAATACCAACTACCGGTTGCAGCAACAACTGACGGCATATGCCATCGGCGACCAAGAAAAGACCAATTTTGCGGGAGAAAAGATGCACATCGACCCTAACCTCAATTATGCTTTGTCGGTAGCCGTAACCCTGACCCGTATGCCTAGCTCTGAGCGCCTTACACCAATAGAGCTGATGAAGTTGGCCGCCGGCGAAGTGGCAGGGGAGAAGAGCATCAAAACCCTCAGTGAGGTAATCAATGACCTCAACAGCGAGCCGGACGTAACCAAACGCTTTGGCCAAAAAGGACTCGGCCACCGAAACCTCGGGCGTGCCGTCCAAATCTTGCTCGAACGCTCCGAAACCCAAGAAGGCCGATGTATGTATGCCGGTGATGTCTTTAAGGCACTCGAAAGTGTGATTATCGACTATGTACGCGACCCCAACGACCAAACCAAGTACCTCAATGACCTCAAGATAGCCCGAGGCCTGCACCGCAAAAACGTGATGACGGCCATCTTCAATGCCTATATGGATGAGCCTGATGCCATCCAAAAAGATGTGCTCAACTATGTCAATATGGTGATTGGTATTGATGCCAAAAATCTTGGCCCCAATAAAATATGGACGTACCGTGACCCGCAGACCAACAAACTCGTACCGCTTAAAATCGACGAGAGTTTTATTGATAGTGTAGAAGAGCGTCTCGGCCTTAAAAACCGCGAACAGAAGCAAAGCTACCGTACGACGATTGCCAAAATCTATGGGCAGAAGATGATTCAAGACCCCAACTATGATTTTATGGACAATAACGAACTGGTGCGTGCCGTAACCGACGTACGCCTAAAATCAGATGTAGCCGGAGCGGGCAGCCTAGTGGGAGCGTTGTCGAATCGTACGAATGAGGAAAACCAAAAACTCTACAACCGGATGATCAACACGATGGAAGAAAAGCTAGGGTACTGCCGCACTTGTGCGCTCAAAACCATAGAGTACTTCTGTACTCAAGACGATGCCAACTAA
- the hisH gene encoding imidazole glycerol phosphate synthase subunit HisH codes for MKVAIIDYQAGNILSVVYALERLGVSPVLTADAEQIQAADKVILPGDGHARTAMEQLQARQLDQLIPQLRQPVLGICIGLQLFCQHSAEGDTPCLGIFEAQVQRFDNQSNPALKVPHMGWNQLQNLSGHLTRGITEGAYVYFVHSYYATLCASTSGQANYLTPFSATMERDNFFATQFHPEKSGVVGEQILQNFLKL; via the coding sequence ATGAAAGTCGCAATCATTGACTACCAAGCCGGCAATATTTTGTCGGTGGTCTATGCACTGGAGCGCTTGGGAGTCAGTCCGGTGCTTACGGCTGATGCTGAGCAAATTCAAGCTGCCGATAAGGTTATTCTACCTGGTGATGGCCACGCCCGCACTGCCATGGAACAACTCCAAGCACGCCAACTTGACCAATTAATCCCCCAGCTCCGACAACCGGTATTGGGGATTTGTATCGGTTTGCAACTATTTTGCCAACATTCTGCCGAAGGTGATACGCCTTGTTTGGGTATTTTTGAGGCGCAAGTACAGCGCTTTGACAATCAGTCTAACCCTGCGCTCAAAGTGCCTCATATGGGCTGGAATCAGCTCCAAAATCTAAGCGGTCATCTGACCCGAGGGATAACCGAAGGTGCTTATGTGTATTTTGTACACAGCTATTACGCCACCCTCTGTGCCAGTACCAGTGGGCAGGCTAATTATCTTACCCCTTTCTCGGCAACTATGGAGCGCGACAATTTCTTTGCAACACAGTTTCACCCCGAAAAAAGCGGCGTTGTCGGAGAGCAAATCCTTCAAAACTTCCTCAAATTATGA
- the hisA gene encoding 1-(5-phosphoribosyl)-5-[(5-phosphoribosylamino)methylideneamino]imidazole-4-carboxamide isomerase — protein MIQAIPAIDLIDGACVRLSQGDYAQKTVYESDPVAMAKRFEAAGFSRLHIVDLDGAKAGVPQHLEVLRAIADQTSLVLDYGGGIKTSDNVRQILKSGAAMVSVGSIAHKNPELVKSWISDFGSKSILLAADVRDEMIALNAWQEASQTSIFDYIADYAQAGLTQFFCTDVSKDGLLQGVAEDLYRRLREAFPALHLVASGGVSQLSDVTKLNTLGVDAVIIGKAIYEGRITLEELKVYA, from the coding sequence ATGATCCAAGCCATTCCCGCCATTGACCTAATAGACGGCGCGTGTGTTCGCCTTAGCCAAGGAGATTATGCCCAAAAGACAGTCTACGAAAGCGACCCTGTGGCGATGGCCAAGCGCTTCGAAGCGGCAGGCTTCAGTCGCTTACACATTGTAGATTTGGACGGGGCCAAGGCTGGTGTCCCCCAACATCTAGAAGTGTTGCGTGCCATTGCTGATCAAACTTCACTTGTGCTCGATTATGGCGGAGGTATCAAAACCTCTGACAATGTCCGCCAAATTCTCAAATCTGGGGCGGCAATGGTAAGTGTTGGCAGTATTGCCCACAAAAACCCCGAATTAGTCAAGAGCTGGATTAGTGATTTTGGCAGTAAGTCTATTTTATTGGCCGCTGATGTGCGCGACGAAATGATAGCCCTCAACGCTTGGCAAGAAGCCTCCCAAACCAGTATTTTTGATTATATTGCTGACTACGCTCAAGCCGGGTTGACACAGTTTTTTTGTACAGATGTTAGCAAGGATGGCCTACTTCAGGGCGTAGCCGAGGATCTTTATCGTCGCCTCCGTGAGGCATTTCCGGCGCTGCATCTTGTAGCCAGTGGAGGAGTGAGCCAGCTCAGTGATGTTACCAAGTTGAATACCTTGGGGGTAGATGCCGTCATCATTGGTAAGGCCATTTATGAAGGGCGTATTACGCTTGAGGAGCTAAAAGTATATGCTTGA
- a CDS encoding DUF72 domain-containing protein — protein MDFGKLTNVDNVDFTLPEDHSETAHTWQLTTAQPKPLKIWIGCPIWAQPAWLGQWYPKTTPKTAFLQAYAQQFNTIELNSTHYHLPTFGTLERWVMQTPENFRFYAKVPQELSHRLIWQGQAQTMTEAFIIQISTLGNRLGGVFIQLPPAVGPQELPTLLAWLKSLPKSLPLSVELRQQAWFTTTEPLCTLAQELRAQGRDLVLTDVAGRRDVLHMCLPSPRLILRWVGNAPHPSDAQRIDAWVNRIAQWQQLGLEEAYIFVHQPDNIEAPQWADYWIEQLNQTIGLHLMRPKRYDKQKGQQTSLF, from the coding sequence ATGGATTTTGGCAAACTAACAAATGTAGACAATGTAGATTTCACGCTCCCCGAAGATCACTCAGAGACAGCACATACTTGGCAACTGACAACCGCTCAGCCCAAACCCCTCAAAATATGGATAGGCTGTCCGATATGGGCGCAGCCAGCGTGGCTGGGGCAATGGTATCCAAAAACTACGCCTAAAACAGCTTTTTTGCAAGCCTATGCCCAACAGTTCAACACCATAGAGCTAAACAGCACACACTATCATCTACCTACTTTCGGCACGCTTGAGCGATGGGTAATGCAAACCCCTGAAAACTTTCGATTTTATGCCAAAGTCCCACAAGAACTGAGTCATCGATTGATATGGCAAGGGCAAGCCCAAACAATGACTGAGGCTTTTATAATCCAAATAAGCACCTTGGGAAATCGTCTGGGTGGTGTTTTTATTCAACTACCCCCAGCAGTAGGCCCCCAAGAGCTGCCTACCTTATTGGCTTGGCTCAAAAGCCTGCCCAAGTCCTTGCCTCTTTCGGTGGAGCTGCGCCAACAGGCTTGGTTTACCACTACAGAGCCATTGTGCACCTTAGCGCAGGAATTGCGGGCGCAAGGCAGAGATTTGGTATTGACAGATGTAGCAGGGCGGCGGGATGTGTTGCATATGTGCCTGCCAAGTCCTAGATTGATTTTGCGATGGGTAGGCAATGCCCCACACCCCAGTGATGCCCAGCGCATTGATGCTTGGGTCAACCGAATTGCCCAGTGGCAACAATTGGGACTAGAAGAGGCATATATATTCGTACACCAGCCCGACAACATCGAAGCACCCCAATGGGCTGATTATTGGATTGAGCAACTCAACCAGACAATCGGCCTACACCTAATGCGGCCTAAGCGCTACGACAAACAAAAGGGGCAACAAACCAGCCTTTTTTGA
- a CDS encoding NAD(P)/FAD-dependent oxidoreductase encodes MPKLIQHRTRIEDLGLPRVVIIGGGFAGLQLAQSLRKSKFQVVLFDKHNHHTFQPLLYQVATSGLETGAIIYPFRKSFAKQKNFYFRYGEVMEVIPEQNLIQTSIGDVRYDYLVIATGATTNYYGMEDIARNSFPMKTIEDSIKLRNHIIANFEEALLTEDEEYMNSLMDYVIVGGGPTGVELAGALAELREHVFPKDYKELDLVQMDIHLIEASPRLLNGMSEVSGEKALKFLQDMGVDVRLGQSVKGYDGYTVQLGDGSSIISQTLIWAAGVSCKRLPGIAEEAYQRGNRLEVDAFNKVKTYDNIYALGDAALVISNDSPQGHPQVAPPAIQQAKNLAHNLQALQRKKPLKPFKYKDLGSMATIGRNRAVVDLKSFKTQGVLAWFIWMFVHLMSLVGFRNRVLVFVSWAWSYLSYDKSNRLIIGLQPRRRDKSPVEEG; translated from the coding sequence ATGCCCAAACTCATTCAACACCGTACCCGTATCGAAGACCTCGGGCTTCCCCGTGTAGTCATTATTGGAGGAGGATTTGCTGGCTTACAATTAGCGCAAAGCTTGCGCAAAAGCAAGTTTCAGGTCGTACTTTTTGACAAACATAACCACCATACCTTCCAACCGCTGCTCTATCAGGTAGCCACATCGGGGCTGGAGACAGGAGCCATTATTTATCCCTTTCGGAAATCTTTTGCCAAGCAAAAAAACTTTTATTTTCGTTATGGGGAGGTGATGGAAGTGATTCCTGAGCAAAACCTTATCCAGACTTCCATAGGGGATGTGCGGTATGATTATCTTGTGATTGCAACCGGCGCCACGACCAACTACTATGGGATGGAAGACATTGCCCGCAACTCCTTCCCGATGAAGACCATCGAAGACTCTATCAAGTTGCGCAATCATATTATTGCTAATTTTGAAGAGGCGCTACTCACTGAAGATGAGGAGTATATGAATAGCCTGATGGATTATGTGATTGTAGGAGGCGGACCTACAGGGGTGGAGTTGGCAGGGGCTTTGGCCGAACTGCGTGAGCACGTATTTCCGAAGGACTACAAGGAGCTGGACTTGGTGCAGATGGACATCCACCTGATAGAAGCCTCACCACGTCTGCTCAATGGAATGTCAGAGGTTTCAGGAGAAAAAGCGCTGAAGTTTCTCCAAGATATGGGCGTAGACGTGCGTCTGGGGCAGTCGGTAAAGGGATACGATGGCTACACTGTGCAGCTGGGTGATGGCAGCAGCATCATCTCTCAAACCCTGATATGGGCTGCCGGGGTGAGTTGCAAACGCCTGCCGGGCATCGCCGAAGAGGCCTACCAACGCGGCAACCGCCTAGAGGTAGATGCCTTCAACAAAGTCAAGACCTATGACAACATTTATGCCCTCGGCGATGCCGCCTTGGTCATCAGCAACGACAGCCCTCAAGGCCACCCACAAGTAGCCCCACCGGCCATCCAACAGGCCAAAAACCTAGCCCATAACCTTCAAGCACTACAGCGCAAAAAACCACTCAAACCATTCAAATACAAGGATTTAGGTTCTATGGCGACCATCGGACGCAACCGCGCCGTAGTAGACCTCAAAAGCTTCAAAACGCAAGGGGTGCTGGCTTGGTTTATCTGGATGTTTGTACACCTGATGTCCTTGGTGGGCTTCCGCAACCGAGTGCTGGTGTTTGTGTCTTGGGCTTGGAGCTACCTCAGCTATGACAAAAGCAACCGCCTAATCATCGGGCTACAACCCCGACGACGAGACAAAAGCCCCGTGGAGGAGGGCTGA